The genomic stretch GAGTACTTTGAACAATCTGTTTGCATGATTATGGTGCTACATTTTAAAATTATCGGATGATTTGCATAAACCATGAGTTTTTGGTTTTTGTTTGCGGGCTGGAAAACCGTCGCGCAGATCAGACGCGCCAAATGCAGCCCTGTTATGCGGGGCAAGTTTAGCGTGTCTGGGCGGGGCGACGGTTTTCTAGCCGGCGAAACACGTTTAGGTTGGCCTGGGTACGTATTTAGTGTTTTCGGTTTAGTATGTgtgatggagatgctctaagggcatgtacaatggtgatgactcaGCTGTCTGTAAAAGGTAGTTATAGGcgattttggtgatgtggaggaaagagaatgaggagagagaaggagggcATGCGTAAGGATTACGGACGGTCCATAGACTTGTTGCAGACGACTTACAGAGCACCATTTTCgttgttgtatgaagggtgtctataatttatactcacatatagctaTGCTAAAAATAGATAACTTACAGACAGACTATTATATACACTGTCTGTATCAttgtctatagatgacatggagtAGTATTACAGACAGCACCCGTCTAAACCAATATACGTGCCCTAAGTCGGTATTGGTAACAAGATGCAGGATTGTTTTCAAAGGAAAGGAAAGTAAATATGTCCCAATCCGTTAACTATGCGTCGACGGTGACAAGGGAAGCAGCGCTACCCCGTTGATGATCGCAGCTAGTCGCCGTTGGCAGCCCGTCAGAGATAGCTCCTCCCACTCCCGCAACCACCTCCACCGCGGCGGGATCTTGGTGGTAAAAACGTCTCGCCGGAAAAAGTCAATCGGAGTCCTCTCCTCCTTCGCGTCAACTCCGCCGTACTCCCCTCTCACGCGGCCTAAGCAACCTCCTCTTCCATCCACCTCCTCCCAACGCGTCAAATCCCCTGCCCGAACCCCGCCTGCCATCCTCGGAGCCGGAGGCCATgggcggctcctcctccacccgccgccgccgcgacgacTACTACCAGGCCCCGCCCCCTCACTACTCCAACTACCCAccaccgcccccgccgccgcaccaccaccacccgcctccccctccccctccgcaccaccaccaccaccacggcccTCCCCCTCCACCACCCCCCTCCGCCGCGGCCTACTACTACCACCAGCCCCCGCCCCCGCACGCCTACGGGCCCTGGCACCCCGCGCCCCAGCCGCCGCAtctcccgccgccgcagcccgccCTCACCGGGCCCCCGCCCCAGTTCGTCGGCCACCAGCAGGCGCTCAAGGTCAAGAACGACGTCAACCTGCGCAAGGACACCATCCGGCTCCTGCCCGACCCCCAAGACCCCGACCGCCGCCTCGTCTCCTTCACCTTCGACGCCGTCGCCGACGGAAGGTCAGTCCGCTTGCGAAAAAATCATGTCTTCATCAGCGCTGCGATCTATCTGGGTTAGATTTGTTTCGCTGGCCTAGAACTCTAGATTGTGCTGCAGCTGGCTGCTGCTGCCAGTTGTTGACCTGCCTGTATAGGCCGAACATTATAGTTGCAGGACACACTCTTCTCTGAATTTGGATGCTGCAAAAACAAATTTCACTTCTGTGAAGCTACAACTCGTCTTTCATTTAGTAAATTCTAGTATTAGTAGGCTCCAAGCAGCTGTCATTACAGTTAGAGGGTAATTCTCAGTATTGTGAATCGGACTTGTTACTAAATCTGAATCGAAGAGTAGAAAAGGGGCAAGATATAGGCACAGGTCAAGTGGTGTATCCTAAATCTGAAGCAAAACCTTCTGATGAAATGGGTCATCTAAAACTTAACAAGTTACTAATCTATGGAGGGTTTCTGGAAATTTTACAGCACTTTCAGctatgcttccttttcagtttctgTAGCATAGGTGGAATATAATGCAGTAGTTCCCATGTGTGTGTACTTGgcacaccggcttgctataaaatcCATTCCACTAGGAAAATGATTGGAGTTGTTCAGACCTGTAACCAAGTTGCTTGcttgatttccagctaccgttatTTTTTAGCGACCAGAGTTGAACGTTTCTTTCCCCATTTGCAGCTTACTTATATACTACTTCGCCAAGGAAGGAAAAGACTGCAGCTTCTCTTCAGTGTATCCTGACTTACAGACACCAAcaaagatacctttcgagaaaggCCTGGCTCAGAACTATGTCCAGCCCTCTGGCTCTGGCATCGACTTGGGATTCTTTTCGCTGGACGAGCTTTCAAATCCCTCAGAGGAAGTGTTCCCGCTGGTTGTCTACGCGGAAGCTTGCCCGTCTCCTGAGGAAGGTGGTCAGCCAGTGAACTCCACTCGGGCACAGATCACTCTTGCTGTTATAGAGAAGCATAACGATGACCTTCAAGTCAAAGTTGTCAAGCAAATACTGTGGATTGATGGAGTGCGATATGAGCTGAAAGAAATTTTCGGGATTGTCAACTCCACGGAAACTGATGTCCctgatgctgatgatgatgacgcGGGAAAAGAATGTGTCATCTGCTTGACGGAGCCAAGGGACACGGCTGTTTTCCCGTGTAGGCATTTGGTAAGTACACAATTTGTTGTAGCTTATAGTTCCGCTTCTGCTTTGCGAGATTTCACTTGTATTAGTTTAATGCTGTTGTCTGATTTGTCCATGTTTTTTCAGTGTATGTGCAGTGGGTGCGCACAAGCTCTAAGTCTTCAGTCAGACAAATGCCCCATATGCAGACAACCTATCGAGAAACTAATAGAGATCAAAGTTAGAAGTCCTGAGCCGTAAAGAAGACTTTGCTGGTATGGTTGTTGCTGCATTCCATTGGTTATTTTCCACATCCTTAAGTATATCATCCGTATTCAGCGTGCATAGTAATGTTGATGGTTGCGATCTAGTAATGAATTGTAACCCTTATAATTGTACGCTTGAACTATGTGTAGGCATAGCCATTAGCTAGGACATAAGGCCGAGCGATAGCTTGGGCCATACACTCTCCTTCTGTGCAGGCTGCCAGCCTATGATCAACCCTCCGTGGCCGAACTCCTGGTAATGTCTCACCAGTTATGTTAAACCACACTGAGGGGCTTCTTCCCCTTGAGCCATTCTTTTTACTAGCAAACATGCACATGTGTTGCAATGGAAGGAAAACTATTACAGATGCCTAACCAAATAAGCATGGCTCAAGACACCCTCCCACACCAAGTTACATGTCCTCTATTCGAACACTGCACCCTACCCATGTCTTTGGTGCTTATGCTCCCACCATCGCCAACTACGGTGGCTGTAATGACAGCATGTCTGAACTTGGTCAATCCCAAGGCAATGAGCTTGACCACCGCACGATAAACATGTCACTGAACGGCACCAATGAAGAAATGCATATAAATAAAACTTAAAAAACTAATCTCTTTGAGATGGCCGCGAGGGACCTCCTACCTAAAATAAATCTATACATGCTCACAACCCTGTAAGGCAACACATCttcttttgaatttgtttcaaacCATGATCAATATGTTAGATTTGACTTGGATTTCGTACGCTCGCTCCACTCTAAATAATCCAGATAAACTCGCCATTTACTTCCCAATCTATTTGTTTTCATCATGGTTAAGAAGTTAGCACCAAAAGTGAGAAAATGTTTGTACCAAAACAACATAGAGTTGACAAACTTTTTTGTATCTTCACTTCTTCAGCCATAGATCCTTTACTCATATTCTAAACATTTGAATGCTTAATTCAAGCAAAATCATGTTACTTATATGACGAATCGTACTAATGTGACTAAAGCTTTGGTTCGTTTCAACTCCCTGATATTTCCTAATTTGTTTGTAAAATAATATGGCGGTATTTATAATATTTTGAGTTGGTGGCCAGGCCAGGCCTATCCATCCGCCAGATTATACTCTTGTGGATGAACTTAGGTAGTATAAGCCTATGACTTCAGTTGGCGTGCATAGTAATCACCAAGCCAGTTGACCATGAGTATCCGGGCGTAGGTTGCAAATGATAGAGTGCTGGACGGGGTTATGAGGATTAAACCAGTAATTTTTACGCGAAGGTGTTGCAGTGACTTTGATCAGAACTACCAGACAGTGACGTGGCGGATTAAGATATCCTGCTGCAGCTGTCTCTCCCCACCAAGGCGCCATTGGTGCAGAGGCAACTCAAGAACTCGCCGCTGTAGCCGCACTTGTCGCCGCACTGCTCGCACCGGCTGCATCGGCCGCAGCTCCAGTCCCAGCTCACCTGGAATCCGCTGCGGAGAGCCTTTGCCTACCCACCTTCCCTTCACCCAGCGTCCTGTGCATCCGCGGGGATGGCGTATTTGAGCACGGGTGCACAGTACACAGACTGGCACGACCACCATCAATACTTGGGAGGGATCCCTCGCGCTTGGGCAGCACGGAGGCCATGGTGGTGGGGGTTCCGGCAGGTGATTGTCTTGATGCCTGGCGGCTTGTTGATGGGCCAAGGAAGAAACCGAGATAGAGTAGTCCTTACGGCCGAGACGGAAGATTAAGAACAACAATATCAGGGAGTTACCAGAAACCAAATATGCTCAACGTGTGGTTGGTTTGCAATTGGGATTTCCGTGAGAGTCGTCCGATCAGAAGTGCGATTGGATTTCGATGGGTACGAAAGGCGAATGTTTAAGCGAACCGTCTATTTTACAGAAGCGGTGGCAACTACTGTAATTTGATAGAAAAATAGGGGTAAAAAAAGACCAGAAGAATTGCTGCTTTTATAATTAGGTACAGATTAGCTAGGACACGTTTTGTTGAAACAAACCTGATCAAAGTTCTGTAACATGCGTTTATTGAGCTAATTTTAACATTGTACATCTTTTCCATGTGGTGTTAACTTTATAATTGTCGCGATACACTAGCGTTTCTTTGGCTAAGTGTCTGTCCAATATATCTGGTAGAATAGCCTACCAATTCTTGTATGCACATCACACAAATCAAAGCACAGTTATCTCATTCATCATAACCCTGGTACATCATTACTGGGTTGCTCGTTGAAATTCAGTGTGACGTACCACAACCCAAGCGTATAGTGTTCTAGTTATCCATGAAACAAAGACATCGCTACTCTGCTTAGGGTCATGCACCTGCTAAAATAATATGGGGAAAGATGTGTAAAGCTCACTAGTGGGCCTGAACTAGCTTAAGTGTTTAATGATTATTTACTATGATGCACCAGTAGATTTATTTTGTAACTAATGCAAATGGTTTCAACTTTCAACCACCTAGTGGAGGATGATACACAGTAAATAGATGCaggtgtaattcaggtgttgtgcaTTCCGCAATTACATCAAACTGTCAATACTTAATAccactccgattcatattacattATTACTTGattctaatatagatgtatctagacacatttaattatagatacatccattttagtggcaagtaatacggatcggagggagtatgaaaATGTTAACAAGTTAGGTGTAATGTTTTACATATGAAGTTAAGATGAGTGTGGAtttttgtagctcgagctacacatagttcatttaaaaaaaaaatcgaaaatgatacttaaagtttcaaaaaaatctgaaaaagaaaATCTTGATGTAGGTAATGTTGGGATCCACCTATGTGCAAGATTTCAACTCGAAATACCTTATACTCAGAgctgcacaaaaatgacaaaatctgacagatttggaggttttgaaatcttgcacTGGTCACTACTATAggtgtcagattttgtcatttttgcacaGCCCCAAATATATGGTATTTCGAGTTGAAATTTGCACggatttttttttcagattttttgtaaCTTTGAACCACCggttttgaatttttcaaaaaccgagctacatgtagcttggtCTACACTGATGGTTTTTGAAGTTAAGATCCATAATTGCTCTATTTTTGCTTATATGTCGATGCTATAGATTTGGAAAGTGGGCTATCTGGAGTGGGTAAAGTGCATGAAAGATCTTACCTTTATGAAGTTATAACCAGATCTGCCATACATGCTACCTTAGTCATAAGGGTTTGCTCACCTCTTTGTACATATGATGTTCATTCACCGAAAGAGAATACTTTTGTTCCCTTTAATTTGGTGTATCTGAACTCTGGATTGCATAACGGGGTTCATGGATTTTCTATCGTGCCAGTTAGCATCCCAAATGGTACCATGAAAGTCGTAGCATCAATTTAGATTACCTCTATGAATCATCAAAGTTCCACTCCAAAAGTAAGTTCTCTTAATTGCTGTTTGTTTCTGCTTGCCAGTTTGCTCTACATGTGGAGGATCTGTGAATAATAAGCTAAAATGGTGGTGCATGGGAAGCTTCATCAGCTGTGGTGTTTCCCTGTGCTACGATAAACGGACAAAGGGACATACTGCCTTTGTCCTTGGAAATCAGAAGTGTAACTTGTGAATAGGACAGTCCATGTCCACGCATCCAAAACATGTAATGCATATTGTGCCTGTGAATCCTGTACATATTGAGTGTGGATTTtcgcaactttttttttttgcgtcagCAACCTGTTTCAAGAGCATGGACGTATAGAGACTAGAGATGCTTGGTTCATTGCTTCGATTATACCGTGGAATATATCAAGAGAACTGAAATATGCTCAGCTCGTTGTGTCTGTGTGAATCCGTTACTTATTCTGCCATATGTTCGTACGTGGTGCACTTCAGTGTGCAGTTATTGTGCTTCTGAATCGTTCTGGAAAAATTATGACGGTTCGGTTTGTATCTAATTTTCTACTTATTCTAcaattgagttgtttctcttttcTTCCTTGATCTGGGCTCATCACCGACTTGtaagcagcagcagtagcagtgtgGAAATTTTTAACACGCATCCCACATGCAAGTCCTACGAGTTTATCtagattctttttttttcttttcgcgAAATGAGTTTATCTAGATTTAACATGAACgaggatgaagaggagcaacatgaacaagtatgaatagagagAACACATGATTGGCGTGTAAGTAGGGTCCTAGAAGATCCGAGAACACGTAAATTCTGTGATAGATGTCTTTGGATAGGTGCACGAGAAATCGAGAGCAGGGAGAGTAGAGTGGAAGGGTATTGAACTTCTCAAAGGAAAATCAGAACGAAGTTTGAACTAATTGAAATTTCTATAAGAATGAGAGGTATAGGTATCCAAATAAAATTCGTGAGGGCCTCTTTGGATCATAGTAAGATTGAGAAACACGGGAATAGGAAAAAACACTTTTAGATCATAAGATTGAGAAACACAGGAATAGGAGAAACACACGTTGACGGGCTTGTTGGTGCAAGACACATGATTGCAGAACAGAAAAATGCATGAACGCACTAGTTTTGACAAAACGCTATCAGTAAGAATCACGAGGATTGGATTCCCAACAAAATGCTACGGAATCCCTACGATCCTAATAGAGCCTTCAGGATTCAGATCTTGCGAAAATCGTGCGATCCAAAGAAGTTGTGACATGTATTAAATAtctatagtttttttttcttgttgtaTTTTCGTGGTGCAGCCAAAATAACTTGTGttattaagagcatctctaatagaGCCTTTATTCTTCCGAACCGAAAAAACTGAGTTCAATCTCCCGAATAACAAAAAGCGAGCGATTTTTAGCGTGGCGCAGAACAACACCCGTATTCGGAACCGAAAACGTCGATTTCCAAAATTGCCGGCAAAGTGATCATCGCAAACAAGCAGTAGAACTGAAATTCAAACATATTGATGCATAGTTCGGGTGCTACGATCGGTAGATACATTGAATTTGAGGTGCTCGTCGGCGACCACCTCCAAAACTAACTAATTTCACCGGCGGCGAGCTACTATACGCGCCGCGGCAGACTACGCCGATGATGGCCTACTCGGAGTCGAggtcgacgacctcctgcttcacgCGGCGGACGGCCGCCTCCTTCTGCGCCGCCTCGTACTCACGCACGGCACGGACGGCTTCCGCTTCCTCGCGGCGGAAGCGCGCGCGCGCCTCGGCGGCGGAGATGACGGACACCTGTTgcaccgccgtcgcctcctcgtcgtcgttgagGACGAAGTCCCCGGACTGCAGCTGGAGGGTGCGcaccggcacctcctcctccggcacctcctcctcctcctcctcgtcgctgccgtcggaGGCGGGCCGCCACAACGCACGGCCGGACGCGGCCGAGGACGACCCCTCACCGCTATTTGCATAGCGAGCGAGCTTCCCCGGCGGCGTCAGACCCCAGTTGGTCCAGCGCCGCGCGCTCCGCTTTCGAGAGTTGCTCCCGCCAATCCGCCTGCGTCCCCTGCCTCCGCTGTTCGCCCCAGCCATGCGGTAGCGGTGGTGGTGGAAAGAGAGgagaagcggcggcggtggctccgcGATTGCTCGCCGGAAGTCCAACCGTGAGCGCGGCGGAGGGGGCGGGGGCGGTGGAGGGAGTAAGGTTTTGGAACGCAACTCCCCTCCGCGGCCTGTATATATACGGGTCGACGGTCCAGTTTCTCGGACCTCCGAACTTCCGATACGGGCCGGCCCACCAATTCGGATGCTGTTCTGCgccagcccgaacccgtaaatccgtcgGAATTATTCAGTTctggcgggatttacgggctctgttagagatgctctaataatcCCTAGCGATTTCATTTTTCATGCACCATAACCGCTCCGTTCCTGCATATATTATTTTTTTAATTATATGTTCCTAAGCTGTACGGGACTTGGCACCCTTGGGCTTTCGCATCTCCTTCTCCGAGAACATATCACCATACGCGGCCACTTCATCCCGCAACCAGCATTGAGAGACGTGATTGGGTCGATGCATCGGCCGCCCACGAGGAATTGCCAAAACATTCGACTAGTTTCCGATATGAAGGATTTAGTAAATGGATTGATTTGAAAATAAATGAGGTTCTTAGTCGTAGAATATTATTCTCGTTAGACTTGAACCTAACAGGAGTAGGAAAGGTTCATAGAATTTTCTATCTACCCTATTTAGTTTTAAAATATAAACTTAGCAGTTTTTTTTTGACATAAGGACTTAACAGTTTTCCATTGAGCGACAAATTCGACGTTGAAAACCCTACAGTGGCCTGCCGACTGCCCACGCGCGCACGCATGGCTCCGTTGCAActtgcgcgcgcactggcggacAGGTCCGCACACCCTGCATACGGCCAGACATTGCCGTGCTGCTGGTCGAACACAGGCCGCAACTCGCTCGTACCATGCCCGATTCAGCCATCCATCCGAGCTGGTCACTTGCCGCTGACAGCCTGCGCAACGTGCGCAGCTAGCCTTAGGGCCTCTACTTGTCGCTCGTCGGCACCTGCGTTCCGCGCGCATCCAGCCAATCCGAAGGCCGTGTCCCGGAGCTCGTCGGCTGTTCCAACCCGCCCACAGGCCGGCCTGGCTGGagtgcggcggccggcgggcagCCACACAGGCGCACGCGGCGCGGCATCACCAGTACGTCGCTCCGTTCCAAAACACGCAACGCAACACGCTCGTTACGCCGTACGTACGCCAGTGGCCGTACGTACACTCCCCAGAACTATAGAGATAGCGAGTGGCATGGGAGGGCTAGCTGCGTCCACCCAGCATAGTGGGAGGAGCCGGTGGACGTACGTGGAGCACGCGCCGCCTCCCGATCGATGGACTCCCGGCAGGCAGAGCTCGGTGGTTGATCCAATCCACCGCGCTCGGCTCGGGCGTTCCGGATAGGAACCCAGGGGCAGCGGCCAATCGGGACAGACATGGCGTGAACCACTGCTGCCACCCTGTACCACCCCTGGAACGTGGAATGGATCACCAGCACCATCGCCTCCGCTGCAGAAACAACAGTACAGGCCACCAACGCACCTACCTAATCGCGATTTGGGGTACTAAATTAGTACGACTCCATTTTTCTACAGAACAACACTACTCATTAGTACAGTAGTACTCCATGTTGCTGGGTTTAATGAAAGGAACCGCAACTAGCGAGACATGGCCAGCCTTTCCTGAACAGTACTTCTATATTCGGATTAGAAGCAGCTCAGTACAGCCTGCTGATGCTGATGCAGTCATTCGCAGGTGCGGCGCGCGACAGGAAATGAAAGGGGCAGAATCCAGAGATTGGAAGGACAGGCAGGGCGACGGCGACCCACCCTGGCAGCCGTGTGGGCAGGCGATGCCAGCGGACGGCGCGGTGACAGGCCCCAGCCGATCGCGGAGCACCAAGATGGCTTCGGTGGCCAACtcggcaccggagcctcctcttgCTCCTCCGACTGCTGGATAAGGACATCTTCAACGGGGCCATTCAAAACAATAACATAAATGTTTTAGTTTTTCTGTTTGGGTCGCACCCTGACATAAATTGAATTGCGGTCAGGCCTGCCAGGCCAGTTTGTTCAGCGGCACGACTCATTATGTCCCGTTGATGGCTAGAAGAAAAGTACGGTAggtcgctgccatgcgggccctcAGCCCACGTGGGAAGACATGGAGGATGTACGTGTTGTCCGACCCGACACATCTGTTACCGAATTTGGTGAACGGATGAGTCGGTATGTGCAAGTCGGTCCGTTTCCGTCGCGCGGCTGGAGCGTGCGCTTCCTGTCTGCTTGTCTACGCGGACTATTTCGGACAATGCATGACATGATGGGTCGCCTCGCTGGAGATGCTCGAATGCCGTGCTCGCTTAATAATCAATCGTCGCATTCCCTCTCACGCAACAATGGCAATGTGATTAGGGCATCTCGACTCAACCAGTCCTCATCGGTCTGAAAAGATCCACGCAAACTGGTCGGCGTGACCAAAACGGATCGATCTATCCGTCCACCAAATTTGGGTCACAGATACATCGGGCAGGATAGCGCGTGCATCCTCCCACGTCCTTCCCTTAACCAACCCAGTTCCTCCCGACGGCGGTCCATTCCCTCAAAACCCCCTCTATATCGAAATTTGTTCGGCGTGAATGTAAGCGGAAACGTGGATCCCGCTGTTGCGCCTGTCGCCGACGCTGCTGCCAAGAAGCTAGCCAAGCCGAAGAAGCTCACTAAGGATCTGACGCCGTACGGGGTCCGCCACCTCGAGATATGTTTCCACCTTCCAGTGAAAATGCAGCGATTCTGTTCCTTCCATGCATTTGAGAGAACGTATAGGAAGCGGCAGCTGATGCATCTTTGGTCCTGCTTAGGCTTGAAGGCGATCATAGCATCCCACCACTCAGAAACGGGGCGAAAGTTGAGGCGAAGGTTGGCGATATCATCATTGTCCCAGGACTTTGCCAAGTCCCAAATGGCCGTAGTAAAAGAAGTTTTGCAAAGGTGCCCAGGCGCATGAAGGCACAAAGGACACAAGGGATCTAGGGCCATCCCCTGATGATAAGCATGTCCGCGGCCAGAAGCTTCCCATGGAGGCAGGCATCCGAACAACTTGCACTTCAGCTCTGCATAAGTATACCATATTTTTTTGGCGTCAAAACTGGAATGGCCGCCGAAGAACCGAGCGTTGTAAGAAGAGATGGCACTGTAAGTTCCATCCATAGACATCCGCTAGGAGATGGAATCAGGGCACGCATGTTCAAGGGCACTCACCTGTAAGATATCCCAGACTTCCATGTATTGCACCAGCTGGACATGTGAGCTAATCCTAGTGACAGATGCCAGTTGCTATCGTGCATTTCTTTGCAA from Lolium rigidum isolate FL_2022 chromosome 4, APGP_CSIRO_Lrig_0.1, whole genome shotgun sequence encodes the following:
- the LOC124707822 gene encoding probable E3 ubiquitin-protein ligase LUL4 (The sequence of the model RefSeq protein was modified relative to this genomic sequence to represent the inferred CDS: added 63 bases not found in genome assembly) is translated as HHHHHGPPPPPPPHHGPPSAAAYYYHQPPPPHAYGPWHPAPQPPHLPPPQPALTGPPPQFVGHQQALKVKNDVNLRKDTIRLLPDPQDPDRRLVSFTFDAVADGSLLIYYFAKEGKDCSFSSVYPDLQTPTKIPFEKGLAQNYVQPSGSGIDLGFFSLDELSNPSEEVFPLVVYAEACPSPEEGGQPVNSTRAQITLAVIEKHNDDLQVKVVKQILWIDGVRYELKEIFGIVNSTETDVPDADDDDAGKECVICLTEPRDTAVFPCRHLCMCSGCAQALSLQSDKCPICRQPIEKLIEIKVRSPEP